The Liolophura sinensis isolate JHLJ2023 chromosome 8, CUHK_Ljap_v2, whole genome shotgun sequence sequence CAGCCTTTTCTTACAGCGTGTGAGATATGGGTGGAGATATGTCGCTGGGTGTAACACTCTTCTGGGTGATACAGGCATGACCAAGTCTACGGCGGGCTTCCTTCGATCTCAATGAGCCACTGCTACACCTCATGAACTAGGTCATTTGATCTGCCCTATCGATCTACATGGCTTTGGCGCAGGACTCCTGTGAGGCGGAGAATGGTTCTTGTTCCACAAGTACCCTCGGGATTCCCGTGATCGTGGGGAACTAACAGACCGTTTCTCGTCTCCTTgtaggaaaaaatgaaaaagacgAATGAGAGCTCAATGTAAGGCGCACTTCCGTTGTATAGCGACATAGCCGGAGAACTCAGCTCTGGCTAAGTGGCTACAGCGTCGATGTTACAGGCTCAGGAACAAACTAAGCTTAATCCTCAGTTAGGGGTGGTACCAGGCTGCACAACCACTAGACGTTTGTCGTCTAATAACTCGGACACAAGAGCTAATTAACTATAGTCCATTTCTTTTAACCTGTCGCCTATATTCACCTCTGTAAAACCAGTCATACACACTGTCACGTAATTGGTCTAAAATCCGTTTCCACTAAGTATAGTTTTACAAATTCCCCTTGTCCAACAGTGCAGGACCCTGCGGTGTATGTTCTGATGTTATCCTTGGGAAACAGTTAACTCGTTCACACTGTCAGATTATTCAAATCCCAGATTATATAAGACGACCACACACGCACCCATAGCGAGTGACACATgtcaccacaagctctacacattggaagtccatattattgcaagaaaaatgcaataattaaaaaaacaaaaacaaaaatcttcgtaatttataatgttatacTCCATAAGCTTGTTTAGGTTTCGAAACCGTAGTGCTTCTagtgacatcataattattaaaacacaaGTTCAATGCTGGATGATACGCAGTTCCCATTATGTTTTGAAGAAGAGAGACACCAGTCACCTAAATTGAGATCGATTTTACTCTGAAACCTGTTCCAGAGACTGCcatgtttaaaattgttttcaagtttagtataatataaccttcatacattaaatctattttattttttttcagctaTATGACCTCTCGACAATATGGCTTCAGAGTTCGATGTGAGGAAGTTCGGTTATGAAAAGCAACTTAATCCATTCGCTGGGCAGGGGTGTTTGCTATAACCGCGTGGAATGCGGTTATAGCAATACCCATTGTCCATCACGCCACTTGTGTATGAAtgtttatgacgtcacccgagctCTCTGTGGTCAAAACAAGCTTATGACGCTTAACACTTTGATTTAGAAGAAGTGTTCTAACTACAGTTTCCTTGTAATAACATGGACGTTCAGCACTTGCGGTGTTACGTATCACAATAATGACAGGCAACTTTAGTTGCAAGTGTGATTGATTGCACACAATGagtacgttgtactcaagaatatcacacttaaacgacagcggtcagtattgtggtggaaggaaaccggggaaaccgGTGATCAGGGGCTCTTGGGGGATAGCTCAATCAATCTATCCTCATTATAGCTATACCAAAGACTGCAAAATGGTGGTTATACGCATTCCACAAACCTTCATCACATTCAGAATTATGAAGCGTTAAATTTAAAGCAAAGCCACAATGAACTAATTCTAGGGTTTATCACAAATGCACCATTATAGTCAGACTGGCGGCCAACGTCTGCACCATCAGACTGACGACAAATATCTGCACCATCGGACCGACGACAAACGTCTGCACCATCGGGACTGACCACAATGGCTTGCACCATCGGGACTGGCCACAAACGTCTGCACCATCGGGACTGACCACAGACGCATGCACCATTGGGACTGGCCACCAAACGCCTGCACCATCGGGACTGACCACAAAGGTATGCACTATCGGGACTGGCCACAAACGTCTGCACCATCGGGACTGGACACAAAAGTCTGCACCATCGGGACTGGCCACAAACGTCTGCACCATCGGGACTGGCCACAAACGTCTGCACCATCGGGACTGGCCACAAACGTCTGCACCATCGGGACTGACCACAAACGCATGCACCATTGGGACTGGCCACCAAACGCCTGCACCATCGGACTGACCACAAAGGTATGCACTATCGGGACTAGCCACAAACGTCTGCACCATCGGGACTGGCCACAAACGTCTGCACCATCGGGACTGGCCACAATGGCTTGCACCATCGGGACTGGCCACAAACGCATGCACCATCGGGACTGGCCACAAACGTCTGCACCATCGGGACTAGCCACAAACGTCTGCACCATCGGGACTGGCCACAAACGTCTGCACTATCGGGACTGGCCACAAACGTCTGCACCATCGGGACTGGCCACAATGGCTTGCACCAT is a genomic window containing:
- the LOC135473519 gene encoding zinc finger protein 479-like; this encodes MHHWDWPPNACTIGTDHKGMHYRDWPQTSAPSGLDTKVCTIGTGHKRLHHRDWPQTSAPSGLATNVCTIGTDHKRMHHWDWPPNACTIGLTTKVCTIGTSHKRLHHRDWPQTSAPSGLATMACTIGTGHKRMHHRDWPQTSAPSGLATNVCTIGTGHKRLHYRDWPQTSAPSGLATMACTIGTGHKRLHHRDWPRTSALSGLATNACTIGTGHKRLHHRDWPQTSAPSGLATNVCIF